The DNA segment gcagagcctggccGGGTGCCCTGGGCCAGCCGCTCGCTCTGAGCACCAGGGGCCACCGAGGGGGTTCTTCATGGCGGGGCGGGCGCTCTGCAGCAGCGCAAAGCAATGGGGGTCCAGCGCTGCGGGCCTCGGGACACCCCGTCCTTCCAGGGGTGCCGGTTCGGCcgggagctggaggggggagcaggGGCCGGGGAGCAGTGCGGCCTGGGTGAGCGTGCTCAGCTGTCTGGCAGATGAGCGCTGCGGGCTCCGGCCCAGCCCACAGCCTGCTAATTTTAGCGATTACATGAGTTTTTCCAAGCAGCCGCGAGTCCCCGGTGATCCAGAGCCGCCCGGCTTTGCTGCAGGGATGCGCCGGAGCTGCGCCAGCACGGACAGACCCCGGGCTGCTCTGCCGTGTGGGAGTGAGGCGGACCTCCCCGACAATGAGTGATGCTGTTGTTCGGGGGCTCCTGAAAACCTCCCGTGGTGGCATTTTGGGGCTGAGCTCGGCAAGGGGGAGCACCAGGGCTTGTGCAATGTTCATAGGACAGACGGGAGCCCTAGAGGGGCTGAGAACCCAGTCCTGTTAGTACAAGTGACTTGGAGAGCGTAACCAGGCGTTGCCAGCTCCTGGCTCTGACAGCCTCCAGGAGCCCCAGGCAGGATGATGTCAAAGCACAAGGGCTATCTCTGGCTAGAACTGTTTTGCCACAGGATCTCCAGCGCTCCTGTGGGCTCAGCTGCACGCAGAGAAATACCTGCAGGAAGTTCTGGGGGCTCTCCTGCTCTTCCATGGACAGAGGAGCCGCATCAGAACACTGTGTTTGTGCAGGCGAGGAAGGCTGGGGCTTCGGGGGAAGGAGCcactccccagcccagccctgacCACAGGTTTTGCTGCTGGCCCAATCTCCCTGGGGCACAGAGTCTGACAGATGCCCACACTTGGGATCCACCATCCCCTTAGGGGTGCAGGGACATGGCAGTGACTCCACGTTGTCCTGAGCTCAGACAGGGCACCTGGGGGGCTCAGCATTCCTCTGGCTGGTGTGGCTGGAGGTGGGGAAGGTTCCCAAAGCACTGCTGGACCCTGGGGCTTTCTGCAGCACAAGGCTTGCTTTGCTTCATCCAGCACCGTGTGAGCTCCCAGCTATGTGGAGCAGTCTCTCCCTCAGAACACTTATGTCACCCTCAATCACATCCACATGCTGTCTGGGGGAGCTGCCTCTTCCCTCCAGATGTGCAGAGCGTGTCTGTGCGGCTGTCCCAGGCTCTCATACCTTCTGCTTCCCTCCCCTATGCATAGCCTGGGGCAAGCTCCTATGTGCTCACCTCTGGGAGCGGATCCCTCCCGGCTGTGGGTGCGGTGCATGGGATTGTGCTGTTACTCAgccttgctttatttttagggATGTCTTGAAATCAGACTTGTCCTTGCCAGCCAGGAGCTGGAGCCAGGCTCTCGAGGCCTGGGTAGAGGCAGCTGGGATtttggcagggctcctctgaaGCTTTGGGCACTCTGTTGGACATTGGAACCATGGCCTGATCACCCCCCTTCCTGGGGGCAGGGTGTTCGAGGGTACCCACCACCGCATTTCTGTCCCTCTCAGGCCATGCTACTTGGAAGAAGCTGAGTCCAACATTCCTCTATTGGACTGGGCTTCGGGTGATGTTTTTTTGGAAGTGCTGGGGTTTAATTCCTGTGTTGCCTTGCTgaaaagctgtgtggttctgggatGAGTCAGAGCCAGCAGGAACCCAGCAGCGCTGGCAGTGGGCAGACAGAGGCGGTGATAAGGATGTGATAAGGCCATGagagctctgctcttgtgccagggctgcagggagcgGGCAGCTCCCAAGCCCGCTGCCTGACCTCCAGCTGCACCTCTGTCAAGGAAGCGGGAAGGTTATTTTGGGAACGGCATTGCTGGGAAAATCTGCTGTGTCAATAGAGCATGAGCTAAAGCACTTGTGGGTGGTGTTTCCAAAATGCCCCTTCTCTGTGCCCAAGTGCCTGGGCTTTGCCCccggagcaggcagggagcatggCTGGGGGCAGCCCCAGTCTTGGTGCTGACTCCCCATCCAGGAAGGGGTCCATGACCATCTGGCATGTACCATGGCAGCTAGGGTCCCTATGCAACCTACTACATCAGCAGTGGTTGTCTCCAGCAGAGGTCCCACCTCCCTACCCTCTTCCCACGATCCCTGTCGCCTTCCTCTGAGCCTGGCTGAAAACTTCCCTCTCCATCTCTTGTCTGCTGTTCATCCTGGTCTGATCCCCTTCTTGAACAGGACGCCTCATCCCCTCCACTGCCCTGTGCCCTCCCACCCCTCGCAGCATGGCAGGACATGGGGCTgcatggggatggaggcagcatCCTGCCCCCTCTGCGGCAGCCCCATGTTGTTCCCATCATGAGCAGCTCATTAGCGCTGGCTGAGAcatgagcaggggctgctgcagccgGCGGAAACATGGGTGGGCTGAGACGGGATTAGACATGGTCAGGGACATTCCAGCTACCCCGTGGTTAGCACGGGGCTGCTCTGCCTCCGGGAAGCCCAAAGCATTCACTCACACTGGCTTTCCTTAGCTGCTTCCGCCCCAATATCCGTTCCTGGCAGCTGCTGGACAGGGGCTGCCCGGGAAAGGTGGGTGACGGGGTAGTGACGTGGGCTAGGTGGTGGGGACCCAAGGCACCCCTGTGCACCCATGTGGGCTGGAGGGGACAGGACATGGGTGGCAGCAGGTACTCCTGAACAAGAGGATGAGATGGGCTTGTACCCTGCTTCCTGAACACCCCTTAGTGGTGGGATCTGTCACCCATTTGTCAGGGCTGCTGAGGATGAAGAGCAGCACATGGGCTGTAGCCATGGCAGCCCCTGGGAGATGGCAGCACATAACACTTTGGGGTTGGAAGGCTGCCTGCAATTGATGCTAAGGGGGTCTCTGGGTGCCCACAGGCATGGTGGTGTCAGCGGGAATGATCTGGCTTGCCAGGGGCTCTCTGGAGCAGCCTGGCCTCTGGCTGGCACCAGAAGTGCTACTGACCCCTGTTTGGTAACCACTCCCTGGCTGGGCTGGGCAAGGTGTCTGCAGGTCAgaacccgggggggggggtgcttgAGTTCCTGGCCTATTTGTGGTTGGGATGGTGAACCCTGGGCAGGATCAGTGTGCTGGGGGGAGCTGCCTGCACTGTTGGGTCTGGCTGGGGCGTGGCTGGAGGTCCCAATACTGGCAGGAGCCATAGTTGGGGACGCAAGCACTGTGCATGTGTCAAGGTGATgccatggggcagagcagcGTGAATGTGTGCTAGGAAGGGCAGGATTGTGCCATGGGACCTAGCTTTGTCCTTCCTGCTGCCATGGATGGGGGCACCCACCCCTATCCCACCAGGGGCCAAGAGGGGCTCCCAGGGCTGAGCTATCTGGGCACTGGCTGACATGAGCCCCCCATGTTTGTAAGGCCATCTGCTTGTCTTCAAGCAAGAGCAGTGGGGTTCAGGAGAGGGAAACCCAAAACTCCATCCTCGAGACTCTTGGTCTGTTTGCTGAGGAAACAGGAGttggaagcagctctgctccagcgCTTTCCCTAACCCCGCTGCTGCCCCTGTGCTGATTCATTGATTTGGACGGGTTATATACTGGGAGGGGAAGCATGAACCACACTTGGCTCTCTTGTCAGCTCCGAGCTGTGCTCACTCGGCGCTCGCGGCTGCAGGACACTCGGGTAAGTCTCCTCTCCGCTACTGCTCCTGTGAGTGGCCCTGGGCCAGGGGACTCCTGGGACAGGTCCGAGGGGTGGTAGGACCTGCATGTTCAGCATTGTTTGATTTGATGGAGATGTTTGTCTTGCAAGGGCTCTCCAACAAAGCAAGATGACATTGTGGGAGCTGAATTAATTATATAGGCAACCTATCTTAAATGATAACCAATAGGCAAAAATAAGGGGGACAAAGTAAGATTATGGGGAGCTGAAGTTAAGAGCAGTGGGATGCTGAGGGGCTGAGTGGTAAGGAATATTCAACCCCTTGGTCTGTAAGCTGCTTTTTGTCCCTAGAAGAAAAGAGGAGACAaattgttttcagctgttttttctgAAGGACGCTCCAGCGTGGATGCTCTCTGAGCTGCCTTACCAGGGAGTGACATGAGCTGGGCTTTGATGTTCAGAGAGTTTGGGGAAGTTTATAAGTGGCTTGCTATAAACAAAGCTGTTCTTGGATGCAGATTGTTTCCATATGGGAAACATAAACTGTGCTGGCTTGTGAAGggttcctccctccctgccagaGAGTAAGCGTGTTCCCTGGAAGGAGCCCAGAGCATAGGGCAGGGACTGTGCCCCAGCACCCCAGGGTGCTGTGCCAGCTGGGGCACCGCGCCTGgacccctgtgctgctggactTGCCCGTTTGGCTGAGCTGTGCTCAGGGATGGGGGGACACAGGTTTTCTCCATTCCTTGTGCCACTTGAAGCTGTTAACAGGGACTGCTCCATGCCAGCCTGGCACAAGGCTGCTGCTTTAATCTAGGGAGGGAGAAAGCTCCCAGGCCAGAGGAGGGATGAGAGGGTGTCCATAGTGGCCATGCTTTTTATAGGATGATGGAGTGCCTCACTGCAAAGCCTTCACTCTTCCTAGGCTTTAGGGTTTTTTGGGCACTACTTCTGGGACCAGCCTGCACACCAGACACCCACTCtcacagccaaaactgactaGGGCTGAGATCTTTTGCTGGAGATGAGGGGCAGACAGGGCCACCCGTTTACCCAGCCTGGGCTGGGCAGCTGGCAGAGGGTCCCACTGACCCAGGCTCCTCCAGGACTGGAGCTGAAACATGCCCTGGCAGCGGGTGCCAGTGCTACTTTTGGATCCACAACAGGAGCTTAGAGCAAGGAGAGTGCTTGAGTGTGCTGGGGAGCGCCTTTCTTCCTGGCCCTATGCAGCATTCCCGGAACCCACCCTGCTGAAGGTGCTGTGGGCCAGCTCTGGTGAAGGTCTGGGCTGCTCGGTGGTGCCAGGCCAGTACCACTGGTAGCCACTCACCACACTCACTACAAAACAGGAAACCACACTCCTGGCCGCTGCAGGAGCTGAGCGAGGGAGACGCCAGCGATGCCACTAATAGCTGTGGTATGGCAGCCAGGCACTGCAGcccccagctctgtcctgcccTGCACTCCTGCCTAGGCACCTGCCCCCAGCCTTTCTTGCCCACCCTCTTCTGCCTTGCTGCCATGCTGGGGGCAGGATGGCCACAGGCTTGGTGACTTTTCCCACGGAGGAAACAGCACCCTTCCCTGGTGGAGGCCCAAGGAGCTGGGAAATTGCTGAGCCcctctcctttgtttttcctgcaggCCCAATGGAGCAGGGATTTTGGCAgcggtggctgctgctgctgctgagcatccaGCTGGCCAGTGGCCAGTGCCCAGAGCAGTGCCAGTGCATCCGCACTGCCCAGGTGGAGTGCTCTGGTGCTGGCATCACTGCagtccccagccccatccctgagAACGCCATGACCCTGCAGATCATCAACACTCTCATCACTGAGCTGGGTGATGCATCCTTTGGCAACGCCTCCCTACTGATTGGACTGCGCATTGAGAAGAACAACCTGTCGCGCATCAGCCCCAGGGCCTTCCAGCACCTGCCCGACCTGCGCTACCTCAGCCTGTCCAGCAACAAGCTGCAGGAGCTTCCTGTGCAGGTCTTCCAGCCCCTGGGCAAGCTGGAGTCTCTACTCCTCTCCAGCAACCAGATCCTCCAGATCGAGCCTTCCCACTTCTCCCACCTAAGCAacctgaaggagctgcagctgcacGGGAACaacctgcaggagctgaaggaggGGGTGTTTGACCAGCTCATCAGCCTTACCAAGCTCAACCTGGCCAGGAACAACATTGACCAACTGCCGCGCCGGGCCTTCGAGCGGCTGGCGCGGCTGCAGGTGCTGCGGCTCTATGAGAACAGGCTCCGGCAGATCCCAGTGGGCACCTTTGATGGGCTgcctgagctgcaggagctggggctgcaccAGAACCAGCTGGAGACACTGTCCCCGGAGCTCTTTGTGCACAATGGAAACCTTCAGAAGCTCTACCTGTCCAACAACCTCCTCACCACCCTACCAAGCAGCATCTTCTTGCCCTTGCGTGCCCTTGCTAAGATCACCCTGCACGTCAACCGCCTGCGGGACATCTCCCCCAGTGCCTTCGGGCCCATGCCCAACTTGCGGGAGCTGTGGCTCTACGATAATGAGCTTTCTACCCTCCCCACCGCTGTCTTTGGCAACCTCacccagctgcagctcctggtaCTCAGCAAGAACCGGCTGCGCTCCGTGGCACGGGGTGCTTTCCAGGGTTTgggagagctgctggagctgtccctgcacTCCAACGCTCTGCGCCGCCTGGATGCCCAGGCACTGGAGGGGATGCCCAAGCTGCAGAACATCTCCCTGCACCACAACCAGCTGCAGGTGCTGCCGCGGGGCCTCTTCAGCACCACCCCAGGGCTGCGGCACCTGCAGCTGCACTCCAACGTCCTAGAGTACCTGCCCGCTGGCATCTTCTCCCCTCTGGCTGCCCTGCGAGAGGTGAAGCTGCACAACAACTCCTGGCGCTGTGATGAGGGCATCCTGCCTCTGCGGGGCTGGCTGGAGGACAACCCCCACAAGGTGGGCGAGACACCCCCACTCTGTGCCCAGCCTCCTTCCCTGAGGGGCATCCCCATCACTGAGCTGCCTCAGGACCAGCTCCTCATCCCCCTGCCCTCCACTACCTCCCCCCGTCCCAGcaccccattccctgctggCCCCTCTGAGGTGGCATTGCCAGAGGGTGCCTGGACGGAGCCCCCCATGGGGCTGCCAGTCTCcccacaggaggaggaggaaaaggaggaggaagaggagagggggCAGTGGGGGCTGACAAGCACACAGAGTGGGGTGGTGGTGGCTGTCATCGTGCTCGTGTGTGCGGCCCTGCTTGCTGCTCTGGTGGCGCTGGTGGTCTATGGCTGCAGGAAGAAGAGCCACGTTGTGCTTATGAGGATGAAGGCGCCCAATGAAGCATGAGCACCCAGCAGACCCTGGGGTAATGGTACTGGTGGGGCATTCCCTCCCCACGGGGCCAAGGGACATGATAGTGGCTCTGCATCAGCTGCCCTTGCTGATTGGGATGGGCCACAATCACTGTGCGTGCTGCATGTCCCCTGTCCTGTTCTGCTTTGCCCTGCCCTTGTTCTGCAGTAGGGTGTCCACCTGGGTGACCTCCCATGGCTGCCCTGTTCCCAGCCCCTCCCGCCTCTGTGCTCATCCACTGCCCAGGGGCCAGCAACTGGGATGCCGAGAGGGGACCCCTCAAGCAGAGAGCCACAGCCTGGTCATGATGGTGCTTAATTCAAACAACAGGACTCCCTTGTCCCTCACGTTGCTTTGTCTCCTCTAGTGCTGCCTGTCCTTGCACCGCCTGCTGCCCGCTCCTCTGCAGGAGCCGCACACCCGGTGCTGCCGTGCCCTCTCCGACGGGCTGGCACACCCACACCGCTCCCCGCTGCCGCCCTGCCCGCAGGCAGACAGCACCTTCCCTGCCCCGCGCAGCCTCCTgtcccctcctgctgcccctccTGTGCCCCGCGGCGGCCGGAGGCACCGGCCCCTGCTGCGTGCGGGGGAATTACCGGGTGGGAGGATGGGGGTGAAGTATCTGCAGGGGCTGCATCCTTATGCCCGAAGGCAGCGGGAGCGTGCCGGCGAGGCTCCTGCTGCACCCCATCCCTAGTCCTCCCTGCCTCAATACCCTGTGCATCTTCCACCAGCTAGTGAACAACCTGGCCCTGCTTTGCCTGCCAgtgctccttcctcttcctcccgcGAGTATCCCCCTGTatctgcccagccctgctgcctgcacatcCCTCGGGCAGTGGAGCTGCTGGCAGTGCACATCGGGGGGTCAgcaagctctgctgctctgcagttcCCAGGTGGATGCCACACCatgcccctgcagcagctgcacccAGCGCCGACCCTGACTGCTCCAGCTGTAGCATGGCCACGGAGTGCTCCAGCTCACCTCTGCGTGTGGTGTGGTGGTGTTGGGCTGCCTGAGGGTTGCTGCCATGGGACGAGTGCCCCAGGAGCCAGTGCAATCACAAGCAGCCCCACACTTGTGTACATGACGGGATGCTCCTCTGGGCTGGGACCTGCATGGCAGTGGGAGACACGGGACTGCTGTGGGGCTGTTGGGTGCTTCTCTGTGACCTCTCCATTAAAGTGCAGTTGTCCATCCTCAGGGCCAAGAGCTGTTTATTTGCTCCTCCACGGTGCATGACTGGGAAACGACCCAATGACCCAGCAGGAACAGGAGATGTACCTGATCTTCACTCctagagatttttctttcatattgaGGAAAAGTCCATACAGCCTGGTGGGGCTAGGAGAGGGTTAGTGGGCTGTGGTTGCACAACTTGTGCTGCTCCGTGGACTCCAACCTGTAGTGCAGGACCAAGGAGGGCTCAGCCATCCAACAGCAGGGGCAGAGCTTTTGAAGAGTGAGCTGAGACCTCAGCAAGCTTCTTGATGGAAACACTGACTGCCTACTGCACACCACCCAGGGTGGTGGGAGCTCGCACGGCTCCCTTCGGAGCTGGCTGCCACAGGCTTGCAGCAGCTGAGTTTCTCTGTACTCACTGTGTGTTCCATCAGCCTGGCTGAATGCACCTAAGTGTCCCTCCTCCTACCCTCGGGGTGTCCCCGTGGCAGCTGCCACTCCAGCCTGTTCCAACACAGGCTCCTCCAAGGCAGCCCTCACAGTGGTGTACGCTGCTCTCCTAAACGGATGGCAAGCTCCCAGGGAATCCAGCTGGTCCACAGGCCCCTCTGGCCATCCCATGGCCAGCTGGGTGCACTTCATGAGATGCAAAACATGTGATGCATCTCAAAGTGATGATCCAGGGTGGTCCCCTCCCCATGGCATTGCCTTGCCTTGCTAAGCTGTGTCTGGTCCCCTCTCTTATGCAAAAGATGTGTGCTAGCACTATTTTCCAGTGAGATTTCATAAAGCCTAGGGGAAACCTCAGGGGGAAGCAAGCGTGCTGACCTTGGTGTGGGACTAGTGCCAACTGTGACAGCAGCACCCTGCCACCATCCCCAGGCCAGTGGATGTCCGGGGCCAAGACCCCTCTTCCCTGCCAGGATGTTCACCGGCAGCTGCCTCTGGCCTGGCCTCCCATCCCTCTGTGACTGGGTTATTTTTCGAAGCACTCCAAGGACGCTGGTTGTTGTTGCCGATAAGCAGCGAGGGGCAGCTCCGCCCCAGCAGGAACAGCTCCCTGCAGGTTTCCCATCTGCCCCAGAAAACATTGTTTCATCTTGGTGAGCAGCCTCCCTGCAAACCTGCTGCTGTCTCCCTGGTAGTTGCCACGATGCTACACTCGGTAAGTGGTGGCCGTGTCACTCTGGTAGTGTGGGGGGCCTGGGATAGGAGGAAATCACTGTTGGCTCTGGTGAAAACAAGTGGGATGGTGCAAAGTGCAAAGGAAAAGCCAAGCCCAACACTGCTGTTGAGCACCAACTAAATCCAGGATAGCCCCACGTGAGTGGTGTCTGCAGGTGGGCATTGCTGGGGGTGGGCAGCATCCCCTGTCATACAGCAGCAGTGGCAATGTATCCCAAGTAGGGATGGACTGGCAGAGGTCTGGAGGCCACTGCCTCAAAAAGTGCATCCCATGGACTGGGAACAGGCATTCGATCAAACTCAATGTCCCTCAGGCAGGTCTGATGAAGTGTTTGATGGGCACTTAGAACTGGTGGAGCCTGCTCCTTTTGTCACTGAGtgcagggcagccctgcagcgTTGTCTCCATCACCCAGTGTGTGCAGCAAACCCTGTGCTTCACATGCTTCCTCCCAAAGGACGTGGGGACCTTTGGTGAGGGTGGCACCACCCTTGTTGTGACAGGGTGGGCTAGAGTGAGACTGGGATTCAGGGTAAGAGCCCCTATGCACACACCAcatggagcaggcagggggAGATATGCGAGGGGAGCACTCTGCATTCCCTCAAGGGGAGCACTGAGCAACTgggcagctggggctggatgGCTGCCCCCATGTCCAGGCAGCTGCCCACTCCGGCAGTGCCCCAGAGATTGTTCCTGCTGCATTTTTGGCTGCGGAACCCACTTCCTCAGCAGCACCTGCCTGCTGGTACAGATTTCTGCCTCACTCAGGCAGAGGATGAGGCTCGGCTCGTTCTCCAGTGCAGGCTGGTGGTCTACATGCTGCTGGGACTGGGGTTTCTGCTGGTGAGGGGGCTGCCCCTACCCTGCCCCTCCAGCTGCCAGTGCTATGACACCTCCAAAGTCTTCTGCTCAGAGGAGAGGATGCAGGAGATCCCAGCGGGCCTGCCAGGGAATGCCACCCAGCTCTTCTTTGTGGAGACAGCCCTGAGAAGTGTCCGCAGTGGAGATCTGGGCTCCAGCACCACCCTCACCAAGTTGGTCTTCCTCAACAACAACATCCAGGACCTGGAGGACGGTGCTTTTCAGGGGCTGCCCGGCCTCACTGAGCTGGAGGTGTCAGGCAACCCCTTGTCGGCAGTCAGCCCCAGGGTGCTGGTGGGTCTGCCCAGCCTCAGCAAGCTCTCCCTGGCTGCCAATGCCCTCCGctccctgcagccagggctcTTCGccgctgcctgctgcctgcagcatctGCGCTTGCCGGGGAACAGGATCGAGGCACTGCCCCCCGGCATCTTCCGCCCCCTCCGGCACCTCCAGACCCTGGACCTCTCGCAGAACGTCCTGACCGAGCTGCCGGCAGGGCTGCTGGCGCCCCTCACTGCCCTCCGCCTCCTCAAGCTCAGTGACAACCTGCTGGCGCGGCTGCCCCACGGCGCTTTTGGGGCGCTGGGCCGGCTGGCCGAGCTCCACCTGGATGGGAACCGGCTGGAAGAGCTGCCAGCCAGCGCCTTTGTGGGGCTGGTGGCGCTGCGacggctgcagctgcagcacaacGCTCTGGGCAGCCTGCCCCCTGACATCTTCGCTGGTCTCCCCAACCTCACCGTCCTCAGCTTGGAGGGCAACCGCCTGGCCACCCTGCCTGCCACCCTCTTCACTGGCACCCCTCGCCTCCTTCACCTTTCCCTGGCTCGCAATGAGCTGGAGATGCTGCCCCAGGGACTCTTTGCCAACCTGTCTGTGCTGCAGACCCTGAGGTTGTCATACAACTCCATGGACCACCTTCCCGATGGGGTTTTCCAGGGTCTGGCGGAGCTGGCAACGCTGCATCTGAGCCACAACAACCTCTCCAGCCTGCCGGCTGGGCTGCTAAGAGggctgcccctcctcactgcccTGGTGCTGGACCACAACCGCCTGGCCCACCTGCCTCCAGGGCTCTTTGATGCCAATCAGGAGCTGGTGCGAGTGGGGCTGGGCAGCAATCCCTGGGCCTGTGACTGCCACCTTGCCTATCTCCTGAGCTGGCTCCAGGGCTTTGCCGAGCCCCTCACCCATGTGCAAGCCTCCTGTGCCAGCCCAGCCGCTCTCCAGGGACGGTCCCTGCTGGATGTCCCCCGCGGGCAGCTGCAGTGCCCGGGAGCACCGGGTGTCCCCCTGGAGGaaggctgggatggggagcaTGCTCCGGGGCAGTGCACGTACAGGAACCCCGAGGGCACCGTAAGCATGGCCTGTGATGCCACGAGCTGCCAACAGCTCAGCCTTCgcctccctcctccttctcctcctcccaggcAGGCAGCGGGCCTGGGGCCGGTGTACCAGGGTGCCTGGGTGCTGCACTCCCGCTGTGGCACACTGCAGGTCAATGTACTGGTCACCGCACAGAGTGGGGATGAGGGCACATCTCCAGGTCTTCCCATTGTGCCCTAGAGCTCGGGCAGGCACCTGATTCTGCTCCGCTCTTGCATTGGCAACCTCTGAACCAGCCCAGGAAACAGCACTCCATCTTGCTCTGCTACCCCTACCATAGCCACCAGCTGTCACCAAGCTCTCCATAAAAGCTGGGCTGGTGGTATTTATCCTTCCAGCTGTGCACTTCCTGtatatttcaaatataattaaaatatatatattatttctgTGTAATCAGTTACcatgggagagagagaaaacactgtTCTTCTGACCCTGTCTGCGTATCTGAGGGAAATGGTGAAGGTCGCTGTGGTGCAATGGGGCCTTGTCTGGGGCTGTGCGTGGTGTGGCAGGGGTGCAGGTGCCTGGCAGGGTGTAGGTGCCACTTTCTGTCATGCTCATCCCTGCCTACTGCAGCTCTCCAGGCCCATCTTCTGCCCCCCTTTCCATCAGCAGCGCAGAGACCCAGCTACAGTCTGGCAGTAACCCCCTGGCATGCATGGGTTTGGGATGTCGAAGGGAGACATGGCAAGTACTGTCCAGCGAGGGACACGGGTTGCCTGGCTGCAGGGGGGCTCCAGCCCAGGGCTGTGCACCGGCAGATCGTGTATCCCAcccctggcagggctgggccCGCAACCCCGGACGCTGCCCGAGGGAGGCTCGGGAACCATGGAGATGGGGCAGAGTCCCCGCGGCGCTGCCCACGCAGGGGTGACAGGTAAGGGGGGTGCTCCCCTAAGAGAACAGGAACGTGTTGTGGGTGCACTGACGTGTGCGTGTGTGCGAGGCGCACGCCCGAGGCTGCTGCACCATCTTGCGGCCGCTGCGACACGGTTCGCTCCGGGACCACGCAGCGCCGGGAGAGGCCGACCAGCCCCGGCCACGCACCCTCCTCAGAGCCAGCACTGCCGGCCCTGCCCTACAGGGCAGCCGGGGTCCTTGCTTGGAGCCGTGCGTCCCTGCCAGCCCTGTCACCGGGGAGTCAGTGTCGTGTCAGCCCCACCTGCTCCGGCAGCGGGCTGCGATCCCGGCCGTGCCCTGGACTGCTGGCCCCTTGCTCCTCGGAGGAAGGTGGGCAATGCTGCACCCCAGACACGGTCCTGCACGGCCACCCTGCTGCCTGTCCGCACATGGGACTGCCACTGTTCCGCTGCCATCTCCCAGCTGATACTGCATGGCCACCCCAGGCTGAATCAGGGATGTTGGGGCTGGCTGCAGCTTCCCAGATTCTGGCACAGCTGCCACGCTG comes from the Melopsittacus undulatus isolate bMelUnd1 chromosome 6, bMelUnd1.mat.Z, whole genome shotgun sequence genome and includes:
- the CPN2 gene encoding carboxypeptidase N subunit 2, giving the protein MSRQLPTPAVPQRLFLLHFWLRNPLPQQHLPAGTDFCLTQAEDEARLVLQCRLVVYMLLGLGFLLVRGLPLPCPSSCQCYDTSKVFCSEERMQEIPAGLPGNATQLFFVETALRSVRSGDLGSSTTLTKLVFLNNNIQDLEDGAFQGLPGLTELEVSGNPLSAVSPRVLVGLPSLSKLSLAANALRSLQPGLFAAACCLQHLRLPGNRIEALPPGIFRPLRHLQTLDLSQNVLTELPAGLLAPLTALRLLKLSDNLLARLPHGAFGALGRLAELHLDGNRLEELPASAFVGLVALRRLQLQHNALGSLPPDIFAGLPNLTVLSLEGNRLATLPATLFTGTPRLLHLSLARNELEMLPQGLFANLSVLQTLRLSYNSMDHLPDGVFQGLAELATLHLSHNNLSSLPAGLLRGLPLLTALVLDHNRLAHLPPGLFDANQELVRVGLGSNPWACDCHLAYLLSWLQGFAEPLTHVQASCASPAALQGRSLLDVPRGQLQCPGAPGVPLEEGWDGEHAPGQCTYRNPEGTVSMACDATSCQQLSLRLPPPSPPPRQAAGLGPVYQGAWVLHSRCGTLQVNVLVTAQSGDEGTSPGLPIVP
- the LRRC15 gene encoding leucine-rich repeat-containing protein 15 — protein: MEQGFWQRWLLLLLSIQLASGQCPEQCQCIRTAQVECSGAGITAVPSPIPENAMTLQIINTLITELGDASFGNASLLIGLRIEKNNLSRISPRAFQHLPDLRYLSLSSNKLQELPVQVFQPLGKLESLLLSSNQILQIEPSHFSHLSNLKELQLHGNNLQELKEGVFDQLISLTKLNLARNNIDQLPRRAFERLARLQVLRLYENRLRQIPVGTFDGLPELQELGLHQNQLETLSPELFVHNGNLQKLYLSNNLLTTLPSSIFLPLRALAKITLHVNRLRDISPSAFGPMPNLRELWLYDNELSTLPTAVFGNLTQLQLLVLSKNRLRSVARGAFQGLGELLELSLHSNALRRLDAQALEGMPKLQNISLHHNQLQVLPRGLFSTTPGLRHLQLHSNVLEYLPAGIFSPLAALREVKLHNNSWRCDEGILPLRGWLEDNPHKVGETPPLCAQPPSLRGIPITELPQDQLLIPLPSTTSPRPSTPFPAGPSEVALPEGAWTEPPMGLPVSPQEEEEKEEEEERGQWGLTSTQSGVVVAVIVLVCAALLAALVALVVYGCRKKSHVVLMRMKAPNEA